One segment of Primulina tabacum isolate GXHZ01 chromosome 14, ASM2559414v2, whole genome shotgun sequence DNA contains the following:
- the LOC142525493 gene encoding F-box/LRR-repeat protein 25-like: MEHHVKGVTKKQEKIDLDGFSCLPDCILSHIFSFLDTKSAIRTSLLSKRFKLVWTLSPCLNFEFSGFSQIKYLKYTYHVMTEEEQASVESFKSCVYNVLKQREHTTLTKFHLSLPEDAGSTFIEDCAFYAAQHNVQDLTIYGFTELKPATLPRLLLTSSSLISLHLHNAYGRGIELPKSVILPNLKVLHLDKFKFSVKKYDGWLSTGCPNLETLILSKCWINPGDKFADLDLNSPNLKNLEIEYWSCVWDSLDDCMINVMAPRLSLFKLAGHLVTVNFKEGLPCLDVLCIDLFCPSLNLCTVVHKCRELNGEYLLHLFHQICVVKFLSLSPNTIEVISRMPEFGQVVPHAMFEKLRITESTC, encoded by the exons ATGGAGCATCATGTAAAGGGAGTAACAAAAAAGCAAGAAAAAATCGATCTTGATGGATTCAGTTGTCTACCGGACTGCATTTTGAGTCATATATTCTCTTTTCTTGACACAAAATCCGCCATTAGAACATCACTTCTGTCCAAACGCTTTAAACTAGTTTGGACCCTTTCACCATGTCTCAACTTTGAGTTTTCAGGATTCagccaaataaaatatctgaaATACACTTACCATGTTATGACAGAAGAGGAGCAAGCCAGTGTTGAATCTTTCAAGTCTTGCGTTTATAATGTGTTGAAACAGAGGGAACACACAACTCTCACAAAGTTTCACCTTTCGTTGCCTGAGGATGCCGGGTCCACGTTCATCGAGGACTGTGCTTTTTACGCGGCGCAACATAACGTGCAGGACCTAACAATCTATGGATTTACAGAACTCAAGCCCGCCACGTTGCCAAGATTGTTGCTCACCTCTTCGTCATTGATAAGTTTACACCTGCACAATGCTTATGGACGTGGTATAGAGCTGCCAAAATCTGTTATTTTGCCCAACCTAAAGGTTCTGCACCTCGACAAATTCAAGTTCTCGGTTAAGAAATACGACGGGTGGTTATCCACAGGGTGCCCAAATCTTGAGACTTTGATTCTGAGCAAGTGTTGGATCAACCCTGGGGATAAGTTCGCGGATTTGGATTTGAATTCGCCGAATCTTAAGAACTTGGAGATCGAGTACTGGAGTTGTGTTTGGGATAGCTTGGATGATTGTATGATCAATGTTATGGCTCCTAGGCTTAGTTTGTTTAAGCTTGCGGGTCATCTTGTGACAGTGAATTTTAAGGAGGGGTTGCCTTGTTTGGATGTATTGTGCATCGACTTGTTCTGCCCTTCTCTAAACCTTTGCACAGTGGTACATAAATGCCGAGAGCTAAACGGGGAATATTTACTTCATCTTTTCCACCAAATATGTGTTGTTAAATTCCTTTCTCTGTCGCCTAACACAATCGAG GTTATATCGAGAATGCCCGAGTTTGGACAAGTCGTGCCACATGCCATGTTTGAGAAGTTGAGGATCACAGAATCCACATGTTGA
- the LOC142525494 gene encoding protein DMP2-like, whose amino-acid sequence MCVLSYNFIQNPIETSADENYYCYIQDNQYESDCYAAATDDQEVDADNYGCIRIINTILSGTARLNVLLPTATILAFTIFAPLLTNDGKCTNLDRWLMGFFLAFSAASCVFFSFTDSFRSATGRLYYGVATFGGIRTFGGGHIRPCVPSDFRLRWGDMFHATLAPFAFLAFALFHSDVLSCYHLALPRKFVNIVPLLVGFVTSVLFSLFPSRRRGIGYPFLLQSDALYAIN is encoded by the exons ATGTGTGTTCTATCTT ACAACTTCATTCAGAACCCAATCGAAACGTCAGCAGATGAGAACTACTATTGCTACATACAAGACAATCAATACGAGAGTGATTGTTACGCAGCAGCAACAGATGATCAAGAAGTTGATGCAGATAATTACGGATGCATACGCATTATCAACACAATCTTGAGTGGTACTGCACGACTCAACGTCCTCCTACCAACCGCCACCATCCTCGCCTTCACCATTTTCGCCCCACTTCTAACCAATGATGGTAAATGCACCAACTTGGACAGGTGGTTAATGGGCTTCTTCTTAGCCTTTTCAGCAGCTTCATGTGTTTTCTTCTCCTTCACCGACAGTTTTCGTTCGGCCACAGGGAGGTTGTACTACGGGGTGGCAACATTTGGTGGGATCAGAACGTTCGGTGGTGGGCATATAAGGCCGTGTGTGCCATCAGATTTCAGGCTGAGATGGGGAGATATGTTCCATGCCACGCTTGCTCCGTTTGCTTTTCTTGCATTTGCATTGTTCCATAGCGATGTTCTGAGCTGCTACCATTTGGCCTTGCCTAGGAAATTTGTTAACATTGTCCCCTTGCTTGTTGGATTCGTAACAAGTGTGCTTTTTTCGTTGTTTCCTTCTAGGAGAAGAGGGATCGGGTACCCCTTCTTGCTGCAGAGTGATGCTTTGTATGCAATAAATTGA
- the LOC142525547 gene encoding protein DETOXIFICATION 54 — protein sequence MAEKSSDFYSHKVPSSSQVVEELKELWSMALPITAMNCLVYVRAVVSVLFLGRIGSLELAGGALSIGFTNITGYSVLVGLASGLEPVCSQAYGSRNWDLLSLSLHRMIFILFLAVIPISVIWINLKSIMLFMGQDKDITSMAATYCVYSLPDLLTNTFLQPLRVYLRSQGVTKPQMWCTLLAVTFHIPLNYVLVVVLRLGVPGVAMASVITNLHMMVLMMGYVVAYTRWEWKWEKIGAASGGVASLLKLAVPSCIGICLEWWWYEIVTVLAGYLPDPKLAVAATGIIIQTTSLMYTVPMALAGCISARVGNELGAGRPYKAKLAAVVALACAFAIGFINVIWTTVFKEKWGGLFTKDEMLKALVASVLPVIGLCELGNCPQTTGCGILRGAARPSVGARINLVSFYFVGTPVAVALAFWLDVGFSGLWSGLLTAQAACAISILYVVFSCTDWEIESLNASKLSGLEIEGNNITEEKGLLVLEIDA from the exons ATGGCTGAAAAAAGTTCAGACTTTTACTCCCACAAAGTACCTTCCTCCTCCCAG GTAGTGGAGGAGTTGAAGGAACTATGGTCGATGGCACTTCCTATAACAGCAATGAACTGTTTAGTGTATGTTAGAGCAGTGGTTTCAGTTTTGTTTTTGGGCAGAATTGGGAGCCTAGAGTTAGCCGGTGGTGCCCTTTCTATAGGCTTCACAAACATAACTGGCTACTCAGTTTTAGTAGGCCTTGCATCTGGGCTCGAGCCTGTATGTAGCCAAGCCTACGGCAGCAGAAACTGGGACCTTCTTTCACTGTCTCTCCACCGCATGATCTTCATACTTTTCTTGGCAGTAATCCCCATTAGTGTAATTTGGATTAATCTTAAATCCATCATGCTTTTTATGGGCCAAGATAAAGATATAACCTCAATGGCTGCGACCTACTGTGTTTACTCACTCCCTGACCTTTTGACAAACACTTTTTTACAACCTTTGAGAGTATATTTAAGATCACAAGGGGTGACAAAGCCCCAAATGTGGTGCACATTATTGGCTGTGACGTTTCATATACCATTGAATTATGTGCTTGTTGTCGTTTTGAGGTTGGGTGTTCCGGGTGTGGCAATGGCCTCTGTGATCACAAATTTGCACATGATGGTATTGATGATGGGCTACGTTGTTGCTTATACGAGGTgggagtggaaatgggagaaaaTTGGTGCGGCTTCTGGAGGTGTTGCGTCTCTTCTTAAGCTGGCAGTGCCTAGTTGTATTGGGATTTGTTTGGAGTGGTGGTGGTACGAGATTGTGACGGTGTTGGCTGGGTACTTACCGGATCCTAAGCTTGCGGTAGCTGCCACTGGGATAATTATTCAGACAACCAGCCTTATGTACACCGTTCCTATGGCATTGGCTGGCTGCATTTCAGCGAGG GTTGGCAATGAGCTCGGAGCAGGGAGGCCATACAAGGCCAAGTTGGCTGCTGTGGTTGCATTGGCCTGTGCATTTGCTATTGGATTCATCAACGTGATATGGACAACCGTGTTTAAGGAGAAATGGGGTGGACTCTTTACAAAAGATGAAATGCTAAAAGCTCTAGTTGCCTCAGTTTTGCCTGTCATCGGCTTATGTGAGCTCGGAAACTGCCCCCAGACTACTGGCTGTGGCATCCTGCGTGGCGCGGCTAGGCCATCCGTGGGTGCACGAATCAATCTTGTCTCATTCTACTTTGTCGGCACACCTGTGGCAGTCGCGTTAGCCTTCTGGCTCGACGTTGGGTTCAGCGGGCTGTGGTCTGGCTTACTCACTGCGCAAGCCGCATGTGCTATTTCGATATTATATGTTGTGTTTAGTTGCACAGATTGGGAAATTGAGTCTTTGAATGCCTCAAAACTTAGCGGCTTAGAGATTGAGGGCAACAATATTACTGAAGAGAAGGGATTACTAGTTTTGGAGATTGATGCATGA